In one Alistipes sp. ZOR0009 genomic region, the following are encoded:
- the ricT gene encoding stage 0 sporulation family protein — protein sequence MNEKPQNIDFSRGCCFTHNDQDEATAISLDGGQKLSTYDWLSDLPQSAIEHDVFEIRFKNTRKSYYRNANKLSLKKGDIVAVEASPGHDIGIVSLTGELVARQMKKTGVHPNNLEFKKIYRKAKPADIEKWQESIARELDTMIRSRQIANNLKLNMKIGDVEFQGDNTKAIFYYIADERVDFRQLIKDLAEAFKIRIEMRQIGARQEAGRIGGIGSCGRELCCSTWITSFSSVTTNSARHQEISLNPQKLAGQCGKLKCCLNYELDSYIDAQKDFPKINEPLQLFDGVAFLQKTDIFKRLMWFSSAPDSTMNLTAVPVDRVKEIIELNRAGVKVDKLLGEISEESLAKARLMQEPDFKNVVGEDSITRFDRSKRSSGNSRNKNSRRKPGGAPQVGNRPSQERQPQQSRPSRPQQPERGERRDAPSVNRGPRNEQRSEPRSEPREPREPRNEQRRNDASQPTQGGVPREGRDNRFNKNRRPNRGRGGNGGASNSGGEQ from the coding sequence ATGAACGAAAAACCCCAAAATATAGATTTTTCACGTGGATGCTGCTTTACCCACAACGATCAGGACGAAGCAACAGCGATAAGTCTCGATGGTGGCCAAAAGTTGAGCACCTACGACTGGCTGAGCGATTTACCGCAGTCGGCGATTGAGCACGATGTTTTCGAGATTCGATTTAAGAACACCCGCAAGAGTTACTACCGGAACGCCAATAAACTTTCCCTCAAAAAGGGAGATATTGTTGCCGTTGAGGCATCGCCAGGGCATGATATCGGAATCGTATCGCTTACGGGCGAACTTGTTGCCCGCCAGATGAAGAAAACGGGCGTGCACCCCAATAACCTGGAGTTTAAAAAGATTTACCGTAAGGCAAAGCCTGCCGATATCGAAAAGTGGCAGGAATCCATTGCGAGGGAGTTGGATACGATGATTCGTTCGCGACAAATCGCCAACAACCTAAAGTTGAACATGAAAATTGGCGACGTAGAGTTCCAAGGCGATAATACCAAGGCGATATTCTACTACATTGCCGACGAGCGTGTGGATTTTAGGCAGCTCATCAAAGATTTGGCCGAAGCGTTTAAGATCCGCATCGAGATGCGCCAAATTGGAGCACGCCAAGAGGCTGGACGTATTGGCGGGATTGGTTCTTGTGGCCGAGAGCTTTGCTGCTCGACTTGGATTACCAGCTTTTCGTCTGTAACCACCAACTCTGCCCGCCATCAGGAGATTTCTTTGAACCCACAAAAGCTCGCAGGCCAGTGCGGTAAGTTGAAATGCTGCCTAAACTACGAGTTGGATAGCTATATTGATGCGCAGAAGGACTTCCCGAAGATTAACGAACCGTTACAGCTCTTTGATGGGGTAGCCTTCCTGCAAAAAACGGATATATTTAAGCGCCTGATGTGGTTTAGCTCGGCGCCAGACTCTACTATGAATCTTACAGCCGTTCCGGTTGATCGTGTAAAGGAGATCATCGAGTTAAACCGTGCTGGGGTAAAGGTTGATAAGCTGCTTGGCGAAATATCGGAGGAGAGCTTGGCCAAAGCTAGGCTTATGCAGGAGCCCGACTTTAAGAATGTGGTGGGCGAAGATAGCATCACCCGTTTTGATCGCTCCAAGAGGAGTTCTGGGAACTCAAGGAATAAAAATTCTCGTCGAAAGCCAGGTGGGGCGCCTCAAGTTGGCAATCGTCCTTCGCAGGAGCGCCAACCGCAGCAGTCGCGCCCAAGCCGTCCGCAGCAGCCCGAAAGAGGCGAGCGCAGAGATGCTCCTAGCGTAAACAGGGGGCCTCGTAACGAGCAACGTTCGGAGCCGCGCTCTGAACCTCGCGAACCACGCGAACCACGCAACGAGCAGCGTCGTAACGATGCTTCTCAGCCTACCCAAGGTGGTGTTCCAAGAGAGGGAAGGGATAACCGCTTCAACAAAAACCGTCGTCCGAATCGTGGTAGAGGCGGAAATGGAGGTGCGAGCAACTCTGGAGGCGAACAGTAG
- a CDS encoding ATP-binding protein produces MLFKDIVGQQEIKDRLIKSVTDERISHAQMFLGEPGSGTIPLAIAYAQYLNCENRGEHDSCGVCHSCHKMQKLMHPDVHFTYPINKTSEVDDKIVLSDMFLDYWRSIVGEMTYFDEQDWYSHIELGNKQGIISVHEADNIIKKLSFKSFEGEYKILIMWLPERMNLNASNSLLKLVEEPPAKTIFLLVAQEEGKVLKTILSRTQIIRIPRIRYNDLVESLEKRYPSSSFPVSSIARLSSGSMVEARRLLELDEEGNDFFNYVVTMLRLCYQSNVIGLLEWSEEVATLGRDRIKRLLTYAERVIREAFMLNLQMEKVSYLPLDPAQQNFYNNFKPFIRPGNIEEAFMLLNGAIHHINANGNPKIVLSDMALKMVKLIKP; encoded by the coding sequence ATGTTATTTAAAGATATAGTAGGGCAGCAGGAGATTAAAGATAGGCTTATAAAAAGCGTTACAGATGAGCGTATAAGTCACGCGCAGATGTTTTTAGGAGAGCCTGGCTCTGGAACCATTCCGCTTGCTATTGCTTATGCTCAATACCTGAACTGCGAGAATAGAGGGGAGCACGATTCGTGCGGAGTATGCCACTCCTGCCACAAGATGCAAAAGTTGATGCACCCCGACGTGCATTTCACCTATCCGATAAACAAAACGTCGGAGGTGGATGATAAAATCGTCCTTAGCGACATGTTTCTTGATTACTGGCGTTCTATTGTCGGCGAAATGACCTATTTTGACGAGCAGGACTGGTACTCGCACATCGAGTTAGGAAATAAGCAGGGGATTATTAGCGTTCATGAGGCCGATAATATTATCAAAAAGCTTTCGTTTAAATCTTTCGAAGGCGAGTACAAAATTTTGATCATGTGGCTACCCGAACGGATGAACCTGAATGCATCCAACAGCCTGCTAAAGCTGGTTGAGGAGCCTCCGGCTAAAACTATCTTCCTGCTAGTTGCTCAGGAGGAGGGAAAGGTGCTGAAAACAATCCTGTCTCGTACGCAAATCATTCGAATCCCTCGAATTCGCTACAATGATTTGGTAGAATCCCTCGAAAAGAGGTATCCAAGCTCGTCCTTCCCGGTATCAAGCATTGCACGTCTTTCTTCGGGCAGTATGGTAGAGGCACGCCGTCTGCTGGAGCTGGACGAAGAGGGGAATGACTTTTTTAACTACGTTGTGACCATGCTTCGGCTCTGCTATCAATCTAACGTAATTGGTTTGCTAGAATGGAGCGAAGAAGTGGCCACTCTGGGGCGCGATCGTATTAAACGCTTGCTTACTTATGCCGAAAGGGTGATTCGGGAGGCTTTTATGCTTAACCTCCAAATGGAAAAAGTTAGCTATCTTCCGCTCGATCCTGCGCAGCAAAATTTTTACAACAATTTTAAGCCGTTTATTCGGCCGGGCAACATCGAAGAGGCATTTATGCTGCTTAATGGGGCCATCCACCATATTAATGCTAACGGAAATCCCAAAATCGTGCTGAGCGATATGGCGCTAAAAATGGTGAAACTCATTAAGCCGTAA
- a CDS encoding acyloxyacyl hydrolase, translating to MRKFILLTGILLFAYASWSQNSKNDTTQTHLKRQPFITLALNGGVVLPTNDFIIQSKSTPTFSSASLKYGYASTGSRWQDYAYGMPYGGVGFMVASFFDQQALGNPFALYAFQGTTLSQLSAKTKLNFEWNLGASFNWKPYDPFDNPDNIALGSTTNVYVGANIYTKFELNPNWDLHTGVGISHFSNGASRLPNKGLNLISAFVELKYNFNKNTKYEFRKTLTPPRIEPRFDYDFLVNISSRQKKFDTTGTKLPSPFIDKNFSVFGITFAPMIVKSYKYKYGAGVDILYDESSGASAWRELNTKDGKLYDRVKLGRFGERISVGISAKGELVMPMYSIFANLGYNVIHGNKSDQRLYQVMGIKAYLKENLFGTFGIRATNFSKAQYLYWSLGYTIQGKPIHQIKKNISDIVIKSLN from the coding sequence ATGAGAAAATTTATTCTACTAACAGGAATTTTACTTTTTGCATACGCATCTTGGTCGCAAAATTCGAAAAATGACACCACCCAAACGCATTTAAAACGACAGCCATTTATAACGCTAGCTCTTAACGGAGGCGTTGTTTTGCCTACAAACGACTTTATCATACAAAGTAAAAGCACCCCGACTTTCTCCTCCGCATCATTAAAATACGGATATGCATCGACAGGTAGCCGTTGGCAGGATTACGCCTACGGAATGCCATATGGAGGTGTCGGATTTATGGTTGCCAGCTTTTTTGATCAGCAAGCGCTCGGAAACCCGTTTGCCCTGTACGCTTTTCAAGGCACAACGCTTTCGCAGCTTTCTGCAAAGACAAAGCTGAACTTCGAATGGAATTTAGGAGCATCCTTCAACTGGAAACCCTACGATCCATTCGACAATCCAGACAATATAGCTTTAGGGTCTACAACCAATGTCTACGTTGGAGCCAATATCTATACAAAGTTTGAGTTAAATCCCAACTGGGACCTACATACAGGCGTAGGAATTAGCCATTTTTCGAATGGAGCGTCACGCCTTCCAAACAAAGGTCTCAACCTTATATCCGCATTTGTAGAACTTAAATACAATTTCAACAAAAACACCAAATACGAATTCAGGAAAACGCTAACACCACCACGCATTGAGCCTCGATTCGACTACGATTTTTTAGTTAACATCTCATCGCGTCAAAAAAAATTTGATACCACCGGAACAAAACTTCCATCCCCTTTCATCGATAAAAACTTCAGCGTATTTGGAATCACCTTTGCCCCTATGATCGTAAAAAGTTATAAGTACAAATATGGAGCAGGAGTAGATATTTTATATGATGAAAGTTCGGGCGCGAGCGCATGGCGCGAACTTAATACGAAAGATGGTAAACTGTACGACAGGGTAAAACTCGGGCGTTTTGGAGAGCGTATCTCTGTTGGAATATCGGCAAAAGGAGAACTTGTTATGCCCATGTACTCCATTTTTGCCAACCTTGGGTACAACGTTATTCACGGAAATAAAAGCGACCAACGCCTGTATCAGGTAATGGGAATAAAGGCTTACTTAAAGGAAAATCTGTTCGGAACATTCGGAATTAGAGCCACCAACTTTAGCAAAGCACAATACCTTTACTGGAGTCTAGGATACACCATACAAGGCAAACCCATTCATCAAATTAAAAAAAACATATCGGATATTGTCATCAAGAGCTTAAACTAA
- a CDS encoding LD-carboxypeptidase, with the protein MIIPPYLKQGDTIGIVATARKISREEVEPAAKMLQNFGFRVKFASNLFSENNQFAGSDEERAADLMQMIDNTDVKAILCARGGYGTARILPHLDYSAIVRNPKWLCGYSDPTVLHLLYNKLGIASIHSTMPINFPKDGISNDSVQSLINALTGKSSQIEAKPHAQNIQGSTEGILIGGNLSLVYAMQRTEIEVNPTNKILFLEDLDEYLYHIDRIILNLRQSGVLKMLKGIVIGHMNDMHDNAVPFGKTAEEIIHEHTKDLQIPVAFNFPSGHLEPNMALLFGRMHKLDVTQNGTRLVSL; encoded by the coding sequence ATGATAATTCCTCCATATTTAAAGCAAGGTGATACCATTGGCATTGTAGCAACAGCCAGAAAAATATCCAGAGAAGAAGTAGAACCTGCAGCGAAGATGCTTCAAAACTTTGGCTTTAGGGTAAAGTTTGCCTCCAATCTTTTTAGCGAAAACAACCAATTCGCAGGAAGTGATGAAGAGCGCGCAGCCGATCTAATGCAAATGATTGATAACACGGATGTAAAAGCGATCCTGTGCGCGCGAGGAGGATACGGAACGGCACGTATACTTCCGCATTTGGATTATAGCGCAATTGTACGCAACCCTAAATGGCTTTGTGGCTACAGCGACCCAACCGTCCTTCATTTGCTTTACAATAAGTTAGGAATAGCAAGTATTCATAGCACTATGCCAATCAATTTTCCTAAAGATGGTATTAGCAATGATAGCGTTCAAAGTTTGATTAATGCGCTAACAGGAAAGTCTAGCCAGATAGAAGCTAAGCCTCATGCGCAAAATATCCAAGGAAGCACAGAAGGTATACTAATTGGAGGAAACTTATCTTTAGTATACGCCATGCAAAGAACTGAAATTGAGGTAAACCCTACTAATAAGATTCTCTTTCTTGAAGATTTAGACGAATATCTCTACCATATAGATAGAATTATCCTCAACCTTAGGCAAAGTGGCGTTTTAAAGATGCTAAAAGGAATCGTCATTGGGCATATGAACGATATGCACGACAACGCTGTACCTTTTGGGAAAACAGCAGAAGAAATAATACACGAGCATACGAAAGATCTCCAAATTCCTGTTGCCTTTAACTTTCCGTCTGGACACTTAGAGCCAAATATGGCGCTCCTGTTCGGAAGAATGCACAAATTAGATGTAACCCAAAATGGAACACGCTTGGTCTCCCTATAA
- a CDS encoding 4-alpha-glucanotransferase: MVVTFNLNYQTAWGQELHMSGSCNLLGALNEEKSIPMVYTGNGGWSLSLEIGELANFAYGYLLKRNGKVIRREFGKFRTFIPTDRCTSYRIFDHWRDVPSEKTFFSLPFTEVFYKHKRHAKKSNHYSKTITLKVYAPMVMPSHKVGVIGKSKGLGSWHVENVIPMECPNFPEWEVSLDASKISLPLEYKFVILDELNQVVVWEHGENRRFYLQPLIKEECIVIAGHVFNNPLPRWRGAGVAIPVFSLRTDQAMGIGEFLDLKKLADWASQTGQRFIQILPINDTTMTKTWVDTYPYKSISIFALNPIYLNIESIGKLNSETDMSEFARIKRELNSLENIDFESVFRVKWDYFRKIYDQEGIMTLESKEFKNFFAKNREWLEPYAAFCYLRDKFGTSDFSQWGKYARYDASLVASFGEKRSAAYKDIAISYFLQFHLDKQLTEAVNYAHECGVALKGDIPIGVSRHSVEAWVEPLLFNMNGQAGAPPDDFSALGQNWGFPTYNWEEMEKDGYGWWKKRFMKMADYFDAYRIDHILGFFRIWEIPLHSVQGLLGYFNPAMPYTRDEIQYFGLYFNDDRFLKPFIRRHFLESFFGEQTQLVIDNFLVDKGFGIFDLNPSFATQRQVEAFFAGKTDEQSIRIRDGLYGLINEVLFIRDPNQSYNFHPRISAQFSHSYKHLNEGEKRAYDRLYNHFFYERHTDFWKWEAMKKLPALSNATDMLVCGEDLGMIPDSVPDVMHWLQILSLEIQRMPKDPKVLFGNTHHYPYNSVCTTSTHDMSSIRGWWEEDRAKTQIFYNHVLNESGDAPFFCEPWICEKIVDLHLSSPSMLCILPLQDWLSMDSDLRRKLPDDERINIPANPNHYWRYRMHLSLDQLNESKMLNQKIREKLNYYDR, translated from the coding sequence ATGGTTGTAACTTTCAATTTAAACTATCAAACAGCTTGGGGGCAAGAGCTACATATGAGCGGCTCTTGTAACCTTTTAGGAGCACTAAATGAAGAGAAATCGATTCCGATGGTTTATACGGGTAATGGAGGATGGTCTCTGTCTCTCGAAATTGGCGAGCTGGCAAATTTTGCTTATGGCTACCTTCTAAAGCGTAATGGGAAGGTTATTCGTAGAGAATTTGGCAAGTTTAGGACTTTCATCCCAACGGATAGGTGTACTAGCTATCGGATTTTTGACCATTGGCGTGATGTCCCATCTGAAAAAACATTCTTTTCTCTTCCGTTTACCGAGGTGTTTTATAAGCACAAGAGGCATGCTAAAAAATCTAATCATTACTCTAAAACGATAACTCTAAAGGTTTATGCTCCAATGGTAATGCCTTCTCATAAGGTTGGAGTTATTGGAAAATCGAAAGGATTAGGAAGTTGGCATGTCGAAAACGTAATTCCTATGGAGTGTCCCAACTTTCCTGAATGGGAGGTGAGTTTGGATGCGTCAAAGATTAGCCTACCCTTGGAATATAAGTTTGTTATTCTTGATGAGTTAAATCAGGTTGTTGTTTGGGAACACGGAGAAAATAGGCGTTTTTACCTGCAACCTCTTATTAAGGAAGAGTGTATTGTTATTGCTGGCCATGTATTTAATAATCCCTTGCCTCGGTGGAGGGGGGCTGGCGTAGCTATTCCTGTTTTTTCTCTTCGTACTGATCAAGCTATGGGAATCGGTGAATTTCTGGATCTAAAAAAATTGGCAGATTGGGCATCGCAAACAGGCCAGCGATTTATTCAGATTCTGCCAATTAATGATACTACAATGACGAAAACGTGGGTAGACACCTATCCATATAAGTCAATATCTATTTTTGCCCTAAATCCAATTTACCTGAATATTGAAAGCATTGGGAAGCTTAACTCTGAAACGGATATGAGCGAATTTGCTCGTATTAAAAGGGAGTTAAATAGTTTGGAAAACATTGATTTTGAATCTGTTTTTAGAGTTAAATGGGATTATTTTAGGAAGATATACGATCAAGAGGGAATAATGACGCTTGAAAGTAAGGAATTTAAAAATTTCTTTGCTAAAAATAGAGAATGGCTGGAGCCGTATGCCGCATTTTGCTATTTAAGAGACAAGTTTGGAACGTCCGATTTTAGTCAGTGGGGTAAATACGCGAGATATGACGCCTCTTTGGTTGCTTCGTTTGGGGAAAAGCGTTCTGCGGCTTATAAAGATATTGCTATTAGCTACTTTCTACAGTTTCATTTAGATAAGCAGCTGACGGAGGCTGTAAACTATGCCCATGAGTGTGGTGTTGCACTAAAAGGTGATATTCCTATAGGTGTGAGTAGGCATAGTGTGGAAGCCTGGGTCGAACCTCTGCTGTTTAACATGAATGGACAAGCAGGTGCGCCACCTGACGATTTCTCTGCGCTGGGCCAGAATTGGGGTTTTCCGACCTATAACTGGGAGGAGATGGAGAAGGATGGATATGGCTGGTGGAAAAAACGCTTTATGAAGATGGCTGATTATTTTGATGCCTATCGAATTGATCATATTTTGGGATTTTTCCGTATTTGGGAGATTCCTTTGCACTCTGTTCAAGGTTTGCTTGGTTACTTCAATCCAGCAATGCCTTATACTCGCGACGAAATTCAGTATTTTGGGCTCTACTTTAATGATGATCGATTTCTGAAACCATTTATACGTCGTCACTTTTTGGAGAGTTTTTTTGGAGAGCAGACTCAACTTGTTATTGACAATTTTTTAGTAGATAAGGGGTTTGGAATATTTGATTTAAATCCAAGCTTTGCCACTCAGCGACAGGTTGAAGCCTTTTTTGCTGGAAAAACGGACGAGCAGAGTATTCGAATACGAGACGGCCTGTATGGGCTAATTAATGAGGTTCTTTTTATTCGAGATCCCAATCAGTCGTATAATTTTCATCCTCGTATATCTGCACAGTTTTCGCATAGCTACAAGCATTTAAATGAAGGTGAAAAACGAGCCTACGACAGGTTGTATAACCATTTCTTTTACGAGCGTCATACCGATTTTTGGAAATGGGAGGCGATGAAGAAACTACCTGCCTTATCTAATGCTACGGATATGCTGGTTTGTGGGGAAGATTTGGGGATGATTCCTGATTCTGTTCCAGATGTTATGCATTGGTTACAAATACTAAGTCTCGAGATTCAGCGAATGCCCAAAGACCCCAAGGTGTTGTTTGGTAATACGCATCATTATCCCTATAATTCAGTTTGTACCACGTCTACTCACGATATGTCTTCTATTCGTGGTTGGTGGGAAGAGGATCGTGCTAAAACACAAATTTTCTATAACCACGTGCTGAACGAGTCTGGTGATGCACCATTTTTTTGTGAGCCATGGATTTGTGAGAAAATTGTAGATCTACACTTGTCTTCCCCATCTATGTTGTGTATCCTTCCGCTCCAAGATTGGTTATCTATGGATTCGGATTTGCGGCGAAAATTGCCAGATGATGAACGCATAAACATTCCTGCTAACCCCAACCATTACTGGCGTTACCGAATGCACCTCTCACTCGACCAATTGAATGAGTCTAAAATGCTTAATCAAAAAATTAGAGAAAAACTTAACTACTACGACCGTTAA
- a CDS encoding alpha amylase C-terminal domain-containing protein — translation MSKEFGYIEHDKHLRPYAEIIEKRFSKAICKEINLTGGKSTLSEFANGYIYFGLHKIADGWVFREWAPNAKRIYLVGDFNQWQERESYRLFHIENGIWEIWLNPNQLKHGQHYKLIIHGDSGKFERIPAWAKRVVQNEYTKIFSAQVWNPVVEYKFKHDYFRPNTSPLVIYECHVGMASEEEKVATYNEFRENILPKVADLGYNAIQVMAIQEHPYYGSFGYHVSSFFAPSSRFGTPEELKQLVDAAHDLGIAVIMDIVHSHAVKNEIEGLGKFDGTETQYFHGGARREHPAWDSLCFDYGKNEVIHFLLSNCKYWLDEFKFDGFRFDGVTSMLYYTHGLNEEFTGYNDYYNGQQDEDAIVYLMLANKLIHQVNPYAITIAEEMSGMPGLATKLENGGFGFDFRMAMGIPDYWIRLIKNYEDEKWNPGDIYWELTNRRKEEKTISYAESHDQALVGDKTIIFRLVDEKMYTHMMRSSASLAVDRGIALHKMIRLITCATINGGYLNFMGNEFGHPDWIDFPREGNGWSYKYARRQWSLSTNNDLKYTYLYAFDKAMIQLIKKERNFQTQSLHKLWDNEHDQVFAFSRNHLVFVFNFHPTNSFTNYGILAKEGKYQLLLSTDFIEFGGFGLVDQNVEYFTQPDSQHREERKGWLKLYIPTRTAIVLQKVD, via the coding sequence ATGAGTAAGGAATTTGGATACATTGAGCACGACAAGCACTTACGACCATATGCTGAAATCATTGAGAAAAGGTTTTCAAAAGCTATTTGTAAGGAAATCAACTTAACAGGAGGCAAAAGCACCCTCTCTGAGTTTGCCAATGGTTACATCTACTTTGGGCTGCACAAGATAGCCGACGGATGGGTATTTCGGGAATGGGCTCCGAACGCAAAACGAATTTACCTAGTTGGCGATTTTAACCAATGGCAGGAGCGGGAGTCGTATCGCCTATTTCATATTGAAAATGGAATATGGGAAATATGGCTAAATCCAAATCAGCTAAAACATGGACAACACTACAAGCTGATCATTCACGGAGATAGCGGTAAATTTGAAAGAATACCCGCTTGGGCTAAAAGAGTTGTACAAAACGAGTATACTAAAATTTTTTCGGCACAAGTTTGGAACCCAGTTGTAGAGTATAAGTTTAAGCATGACTACTTTAGACCAAACACATCACCCCTTGTAATATACGAATGCCATGTTGGGATGGCCTCTGAAGAGGAAAAAGTAGCTACCTACAACGAATTCAGGGAGAATATACTCCCCAAAGTTGCTGATCTTGGTTATAACGCCATTCAGGTGATGGCAATACAAGAACACCCCTACTACGGATCGTTTGGCTACCACGTATCCAGTTTTTTTGCACCATCATCGCGATTTGGAACTCCAGAGGAGTTAAAACAGCTAGTTGATGCCGCTCACGATCTAGGAATTGCGGTTATTATGGACATTGTACACTCGCATGCAGTAAAAAACGAGATTGAAGGATTAGGAAAGTTTGATGGAACAGAGACTCAATACTTTCATGGAGGAGCGAGAAGAGAGCATCCAGCATGGGACTCTCTTTGCTTCGATTATGGGAAAAACGAAGTCATTCATTTTTTGTTATCTAACTGCAAATACTGGTTAGACGAATTTAAATTTGACGGCTTTCGGTTTGATGGAGTAACATCCATGCTTTACTATACGCATGGACTGAACGAGGAATTTACCGGCTATAACGACTACTACAACGGGCAGCAGGACGAAGATGCCATTGTTTACCTCATGCTAGCGAACAAGCTCATCCACCAAGTCAATCCTTACGCTATTACCATTGCGGAAGAGATGAGTGGAATGCCTGGATTAGCAACCAAGCTAGAAAATGGAGGATTCGGTTTTGATTTTAGAATGGCAATGGGCATTCCAGACTACTGGATAAGACTTATTAAAAATTACGAAGACGAAAAATGGAACCCTGGAGATATATACTGGGAGCTAACAAACCGTAGAAAGGAAGAAAAAACGATCAGCTACGCTGAAAGTCACGACCAAGCGCTTGTTGGTGATAAGACTATCATCTTTAGGCTTGTTGATGAAAAAATGTACACCCACATGATGAGGTCGTCAGCATCTTTAGCGGTTGACAGGGGCATTGCACTACACAAAATGATACGCTTAATCACGTGCGCTACCATAAACGGAGGTTACCTTAACTTCATGGGAAATGAATTTGGCCATCCTGATTGGATTGATTTTCCGAGAGAAGGCAACGGATGGTCGTATAAGTATGCACGAAGACAGTGGAGTTTGAGCACAAACAATGATCTTAAATACACCTACCTTTACGCTTTCGATAAAGCAATGATCCAACTCATAAAAAAAGAGAGAAATTTTCAGACACAATCGTTGCATAAGCTATGGGATAATGAGCACGATCAAGTGTTTGCGTTCAGCCGCAACCATCTTGTATTTGTATTTAACTTCCATCCAACAAATTCTTTCACCAACTACGGAATTCTAGCCAAAGAAGGGAAGTACCAGCTGCTGTTAAGCACCGATTTTATAGAATTTGGAGGTTTTGGATTAGTTGACCAAAACGTTGAATACTTCACGCAGCCCGACTCCCAACACAGGGAAGAGAGGAAGGGATGGTTAAAACTATACATTCCGACTCGAACAGCAATTGTACTCCAAAAAGTAGACTAA
- the rimP gene encoding ribosome assembly cofactor RimP, which yields MVDQSFVQKIVDDKLVELGLFLVDLKIDTANRIDIAIDGDNGVGIDQCIAVSRAVEGSLDREKEDFELTVASPGVGQPFKVHRQYLKSVGRKVEVVLNDGTKIAGTLSDVGTEYFEVTYSEKQLIEGTKKKQAVEVKKQFAFTEVKTTKEVVSFK from the coding sequence ATGGTAGATCAATCGTTTGTACAAAAAATAGTTGATGATAAGCTGGTGGAACTAGGCCTATTTTTAGTGGATCTAAAAATAGATACCGCCAACAGAATTGACATTGCCATTGATGGAGACAACGGCGTTGGGATAGACCAATGCATCGCAGTAAGTCGTGCCGTAGAAGGTTCGTTAGACCGAGAAAAGGAGGATTTTGAGTTAACAGTAGCCTCTCCTGGAGTTGGACAACCATTTAAGGTGCATCGTCAATACCTAAAATCCGTAGGACGCAAGGTAGAGGTCGTTTTAAACGATGGAACAAAAATTGCAGGCACGCTAAGCGATGTTGGCACAGAATATTTCGAGGTTACCTACAGCGAAAAGCAGCTGATAGAGGGAACTAAGAAAAAGCAAGCCGTAGAGGTAAAGAAGCAGTTCGCTTTTACCGAGGTAAAAACAACAAAAGAAGTAGTATCATTCAAGTAG